From the Solea solea chromosome 7, fSolSol10.1, whole genome shotgun sequence genome, the window aaaatgtaatttaaagagACTTCAGACTTCACTCATTAAAGAGTTAATAGTATTCGGCCAAGTTTTCTTTCAGAAGGCAAATACAAGTTCTGAACAACTGCGAGCAAAAGCAGGCCTCAGCACAACATTGGGTGCCGGCTAATGAACAACAATGAGCCCTCGTCTGTTTCACCTGGAGAGTGGCTCCACCACACAGCCCATCAAGAGACGGGGAAAATGAGCAAGAATGATAGAATGGAGAGAAAATTAGAGACCGAGTGAGAGATAACAAGGTGTTTATGGAAGACGCCTCTCTGCTATGTTCCCCCCAGCTCACATTAGGGTAAACAGAGTGCTGAGCTGAAAGGAGCACACAGGGAAATGCTCCACTGATAATGGCCGAGATGGCAGACGATGATAGCAATCACGGTAACCACAATAATCACAGCCAATTCTCCAGGGACTTTTAAAGCCTCTCTGTGGCATGCTGAATGAGCAcaggcaggtgtgtgttttggtAAATGTGTGTCCATAGTCTGAGGCATGAAATGGACCCCAGAGAAGCATTGTTGCAGTAATGGAGCATTGTCAACCTCCCAGCACGTGACAGACTGGTCTGTAACATTACAGGTGAGCGGGAGATGCCACAAACAAACCATTCAAGTgttcatgtaaaaaataatgttctGATGAGTCATGTCCAAATAACGCTGTGAAAAcagcttttttaaatttgttttttttaagtggcacTGTCACAAAGTCACTGCTACCTGAGTTATGTGCACCACCTTCTGGCCCCCTGAGACAAGAACTAGATTATATGGACACGCACTATAAAAACAAGTCCGGAAACAACTGATTTGAGCGTAAGAATAAATTTTGCTAAATTATTTTACCATTGGACAGCATTTTGTATAGAGTTTGTAAACCGCTGTGTCTCCTGCGCCAAAGTCCATAAAAGAGATTTTAGCTGTGGAGGAGCACAGGAGCACTGGTCTAGTGTTGTCTTCTTTGATAAGTTTGTGCCACTTAAAGGAACAGTGTGTAAGACGTGAATTTTGGCAAAAATggaatatataaaataattgtaCTGCTTTTTTTagaagtgtacaatcacctgaatGTATGAATTTCTTTTTCCCATTTACACAGAATGGGCCTTTAATATCTACATCAGGAGTGGATCTCCTCTATAGAGAATACAATGTTAGACCGTCATGTACAAGGGTGGGCTGAAAATTTCCCAAGCTGACATCATGCAATGGTCAGAGGTTATTTTCAACACATGTCTTCCCTCATTGTTGCAGCACTTGGTGTAAAGGCGCTCTTTGTGATGGTCAAAAAGTCTTCTACAGCAGATATGCCTCATCGTCAGTCCAATACTTCTTCCCAGTTAAGTGTTtttggggaagaaaaaaatagtcAGATGGTGCCAAATCAGGAGAATACTGAGGGTGATAAGTCACAAGGGTTAGTATGAAATCACTGTTCTGGCATTACTCTTTAGTCGGCCTTTGAAGTTTTCAGCCCACTTTCATAAACAatatttgagttttaatgataacTGAAGGCTACCTGGTTTTCTTTGATGCTTGGGAAAGGTGTAGTAAGACACATCCAGCTGCAACACCTTTAATCttgttgtacactgtataatgacaataaaggtgattctgaacATACAActtcaccattagatgttaACTCTCACAAACTGTATCTTTCactaaatctgaacaaaggatttcaaacttgAATGTCACATAATATCACATTTGAATTTATGGAAAGaatcagcagtggatcaacaaatcatgtgtgatgtgatgtaaaattgctgattttggactttggtgtggggagtaagCGGTTTACAATgcaacacacatttttgttactGGTGAACAAAGTCGTCTAAGAGCCAGAGAGAGCAAGACAAAGTAACACATTCTTAAAATATCATGGACTTCACAGTAGATATTTAATTTGATGAGCTTTTTGTGAAATTGCTAAAAATTAGTTCTTCCTTTGAAGAAGTGTTTAGTGAGAATGAATGCGCTGTCATAAGCTGCTTCCTAGGGCCTGCAACTCTCAAGGGGCACAATCAGTAGctatgtgtgtttacatgtgcaaaatgttGTCGTTCTGAAAAGATATGTTCCAAAAAACAATTGAATCATTGATGAATTGTTTTTGATCCAATTGTGgtgtgcatgcacatgcatCAAGCGTTCAGTCGTAATGTACTATTCtgacatgtgcagtgttgtCCAATTCTCTGGAATtgaaagcagaagaagaagcttttcTGTTTGCTTAGTAAACAACTGCTGCACATGTCTGCTCACCCTGTCtcagtttcctcctcttccatgTCTGTGACGTTTGTGTCCATGTACACATAGCCAGTGCTgactgtgtcagtacctcatacaaaaaaaacctgaactacctttttaattaattttctcAGGCAATTTGTGTAAGGGTTGTTGTTGCTCCTCTAGAAAGAGTGTTAAAgtttaaaagtgaaatatgGAGCCTGTGTTAGTTGCTTTATTTCTCTCACACAAAGCAAAAAAGGccataaagtaaaagtaaacacaTATTTCTCCTCCACTGAAGGCAACACTGTCATTTGAAGTGCTGTAACTATATAACATCGATCTGCGCCACATCAACAAAACCTTCCACTGTTTTGTAGCAGTCTGTATTAAAGTCTACATAAAACAGCAGAGGGGGCCCCTTTTCTCCACTTTCTCCTGCTTAACAGCATCGTCCATCTTCTGCTCTGTTCTAATGACCCAGCAGCCATCAGTAATCAAACAATTACAAGTTAGGCAGAGGAGTATGAAGACAGCCTACTGGTTGTTTCTGCAGCAGTAATGTGAAGGACACGTTAGATCTGATTGCATCAGGTACGTGTGCTCCTCTGTCCCACTGGATGTTACAATCCCCAGCACAAAAGCCCTCATCTGTCCCCTGAGGAGATAAATACACCCCATCCTTGTCTCTTTTTAGTCACAATGAAAAGGCATGAAGTGAGACAGAACGTTCAATTGACACCTGGGATGAGTGGAGGGTCAAAGTCATCGCTGTGACCCCAAGAGAGGCTTCACCACAGCAGTTAGGGCTTAGATGTCGTAGCATTGATCTCCTGTGGAAGGTAAAACACTGGAGGAGACAGCTAATAATGCTCTGGCTGGTAAAGCTGCTCTGCTTTATGGAGAGATTTTAAAGTTAATGTTCAGGTGCTTAATTAGAGCGGCAAAAGGTGTAAGGTGTCTTTGTTCTGACTCTGTGGGACCATATCTCAGTCCCCGTTCAATTTAAGATGTCACGCGATATCTCGTACCATTTTACTAAAGAACAACCACAGACCACAGCAAAACCTGCTAATAAACCTCCACTCAAAGGGGGACCTCAATATAAAGTGTCACTCTAATATTACTGTGCTCGGtaaaaacagtcatttattctcatttaatTCTGATTCCAAACCCATCAGTCAACCACACTTAGTGCTTAACAGCATAACAGGTTTGCTCACACACCAGCAGGTGGCAATACACAGTATGTACCTACATACCATTACTGTACGTAGAGTCCTTTATTAATCATCCACTTCATAGCAGCAAGCCTTGTGGACAGGTGTAATGTAATTGAGCAGagttgtaaaaatgtcaaaggcTGTCAAGTGTAATCGTGATTGAGTACACCTCGTTGCAATGCAGCTGTGTTTGTGGCACATTTTAACTGAGCGCTGGGCAAAAGCAGCTTAATATATTCcattatatatattctatattctatgtGCAAGATTGCAATGTGACATACTATTTAGCCATTTAGGTGCAAATGAGTTCTCCAACATGAATGTGGGTTGATGGGGATGTGAGAAGAAGAGTGAGACAATTTCATTGTACTTAAGAAATGTGGCACTGGGCTTCATTGGTACCATTCAGACCTGATATTAGCAGCTGTCCTGAGTGATCTAATCATAACAGTGCTGAGTAGTTGGCATTTATTCTAAATGTGACTactcatggatgtattataagaactggatagagcaccgcccctttGATGCCTTTCATTCCTATGAAGCTGCTCACTCAGTGCAAACACCGAAAAAGTTTCTGATCAAATTGCCCCGCGTCACAATGTCCGGGACTGAACAAAGTGATAAACTTCAGCATGGCAGTATCCTCCACCACTGAATTCTCTCCTCAGTGAATCCCACACAGCAGTTCTTACATTTTAAGTGACTTGTTAGACAAAAGTTGTTAGACGTCATATTTTAATTGAAATACGGTGCAGCAAGTTTATTCacaaattaattcatttttatttgcgGGTTGCAAATTATGatgtttggtgttttggtctTAGGCACCAACTACTACCAGCCACCCAATCGACTATATGCATGGAGTATCACTTCTGATCCTGTTAAAATATAAGTCACCTCCTTCACTTCAGGTCAGTTGTCTTTAGggggaaacttggactttttaAGGTCATGTTATCAAAAACGTTTAAATTGTCTTaaagtagttgttttagtagtaAGGCCCAGAGGGATTCAACAGggagtaaaatgaaaaagacattgCACTTTCAGCATTGTTAGGGGACACAGCAgaggtaacttctgcagacattgGCTGTAGTACCAGAAATAGTCAGACTGGCTTACTAATAACAAGGAAGTGACCATGCATATCGTCAATTGGAAGGAGCTTAGTGAATCAAAGACTACTCACgctgctgcaacatgaaattaaatttgacaaaaaaagcatgTGGTGTTGCTGAGTTAAAGAGTTAGAGCACATctcagaaaacaaaataactgtAAAGACACCCATATGTCAACATGCAGGTATTATCTCTCACACAGAATGACATACTGCACATCTCAGGCAGTGAATCCATCCTCTTATTGCTGTCTGGGGATATAAATAAACCGATGATCTCTTTTAGTTTTGTTCCGTTAACCATGCTCCCCATCCTTCTCCATCCCTATTTGGAACATGTATACcctgttttttattgaaaacactGCGCACCCATCCCCACAcggacacccacacacacactcacatatggAAGATTCAACACTCCAGCAGTCCCTCGGCTTTGTTTGAAGTGCTAACCATCCTCTGCAGCATGTGCTGTTCTGTCACACTTTGCCCACCACCTTTCATGTGCACTTTATCAACATCGAGCTGTTAACTTCCTTTCTGTCAATACATATGTACGGCAGTATGATGTGCTCGGCTGCTGCTTCAAGCCAAACAGGAAAAGTCATCAGAATTACTTTTGATATTTATGCAAACTGGGGGGAAGCTGGAAGTCAGTGGAGCCAGAAATGGCCTCATATTAAAGAGTTGTCATTTGAGGTGGTGAACTCCATTATAGATTCTGTGTAATGATGCTTATCATTATAATATACTGTGTAAACATTGCTTGGGCCTGGATGCTGAGTTTCAGCTTGCTGGTAAAGCCTGGCTGGCTGCTGCTttatctctcgctctccctgTTCACTCATGAAAAGGTTTATGGGTAGTGTAGTCTGCCAAAGatggtgtttttcttcagattgCCGGGCAGACCAGGCCTCTAAATGTTGATAGCGTTGTCAAGCTTTTGGCAAACTTCTCCTGTGTGACTTTAGCCTCTTTGGTGCAGCTGGGACTGCAAGTGATCCGGATGACGTTCTTTCTGATGAAACAGACACCACGGTGGGGGAAATGCCACATTCCATGAGAAATGTCGGACTGTCGTCCAACTGCAGTGCACAACATcgcagacacacaacacaccaaCATTTCATCAAGCTCAGCAAAACAACACTTGCAGCCAAACGGCACTGACACCCACTGTACAGTGCATCCTCTGAGATCACAatgcactgataaaaaaaaaaaaagattcatacACCTTCCTGTGAATTTCCTTTCTGATGCAGCGCCACTCGATGTCTGCGGGagttaaaggcgacatcgaatgcttgtatcacacatatatgttagttatggaggtctacttacatatattaacttgttttcatggttcaaAACCTtgtaatcgctgcaaacgagccgatcaaaatatctcctcactgacgctctcgtcagccgcgctgtttcagaccaaaaccacccccccagaacgtggactgtgttgtgattggccagccaacgagagctttcccactttcctgtgattggccaggtacctggaagtgacgtgtttagaacgtcagctctcagatacgcagctctttttttttttttttttttttttttttttaaacaactttattgaaatacggttacattacaaaagtgaagaaataaacatattacattagtgaacaaacagagcaaaaacaggagaaataaaactttgccagggtagctgatgagttattaaaaaaagaaaaggaagaccaaacattgacagtcttaattgcttttttgttattagagccagaaatcaaataaatcagataCGCAGCTCTCCCTCTGGCACGATTGATGCTCTGCTCgtcattatcaaaacattgttaaatggCTGTGTCACGACCCCGCGCCGTAATCCCTTACACATTTGacccggagtctgacccagagacaGAAGATACTGTCGCAAGTGAAACACCTCCACaacaaagactgctgcaggacgcctcaGAATGgtaatgttttctctgtgtataTTCCCAATACTGTATGTGGTTAATTGTAGGGAGACACTGGTTGAGGCTTGATAACCCGCCCTTCCCCCCACCATTTTTTCTAAGTATAAGCTACAGCAATACCTGtacatgtctttttgttttctatttagaTTTTATCACTTGCTGTTTGGTGAAACgctcattttaacattttgtgtaGATATCTGGTGGGACTGTAATGAAAGTAGTTTTGTTCCCCTGTACGTAATATGAGTAACTGATGAATAGAACTCTTGAATCTATGAAATGTGTTACTGTACTTTTCATACACAATACTGTATCTCTGGAAGGTGCACTTGTGGGAACTGCATGACGATGCCCACAGAAGGGGAGAACGTCTGCTGTAGAGAAACACTTATGGTATTATTTTGCCCATAAGCAATAACTAAGTGTTGTAAAATAATGGATTAGTAAATGttagtttagatttatttttttataaagcaaTGTAGTACAAATTTAACTATTTTCAATCCTGTAATTAGGCCAGTGCCCTATAATGTAGCTCCATTTTCTTTAATCCTGTCTGTAACTATGATTGTACCAACCTTTTTACAGTAATAatccatcacttttttgagtgatccAGCTATTTTCACCTAATTACTCTATGCCATTACTGTAACAGTATTGCTCTGCCCCTTTTTAGGTTATCCgaagaatgaatgaacttcCGGACACACCAACATGCATGATCTACCATCCAGGCCTGGAGCCTAACTGTTTGAACCCATACACACTGCAGAACATGAACAACATCTACCGGGCAGACTATGGGCCTTTGCGGGGAAGAACAATACACGAGTATGTATGTAACATACAAATAAGAGGCATATTTAAATCATAACACACATAAGTGATAAAAGAATTGTGTCttagaaatgtttaataaaaactttttacacaaaatgtgcacagtgcaagagcagcatttaattttttttacatttctatccactTTCCAGTCGCTACCGGCATATAGCATACCGCAGCTTTGTCAGCTGGTGCTGGGGATATTTGGGACGACGTGTACGAGTTGTCATCCCGTCGTGTGTCGTGTGCCGGAAACGCCAGGAGTTTCCTGATCTGGCTGGACAATATGTTGGCTTCCGCCCACCCCTTGACTGAAGCGGGTCACGTGTGAGGCAATGACTTCCTCCTTTGAGGGTCTGTCATACTGGGCCGACAGGGTCTCTGGGATGGCGAtcttcctcatgtcctcagCGAAAGACTCTGggtcctccatcacctcctcgaACACCAGCCTCATCAATTCAGCCACatagtctttaaaatgtaacagaGAACCATGACATTACATTCAGACAGTAATTTCTTTACTGTGTCATTACATTTTCagctatttaaatttaaatgtgttatttgttgtgtaaggtgttaatttaagttaataagaaagaaaaaaaagccaaaaaaagtttgtcagtatttgtaaaacatgttattcaatgtaaataaaacattttagtgacttactGTACGTGGGGTCTGTTTTGACCGGCTTTGCGGTGGGTTCTCCCTTCTCGGCCTTCGAATACGACACTCTGTAGACAGCTTGGCCTAAAGCTGTTGTTGCCTGCTCACGGCTGGAATTTTCGTTGTGATGCATGGATGCAAGGTACAACCTATGTAATATAAAGATTCCAATCAATGAGACagtcttgttttgatttttagttCCAACGGTTATGATGTCCACTTTGCCACCTTCTCTGGGCCCGATGTTGAGGACGTTGCACTGTAGTACAGACTTCGTCGTAGTCCCTCCTTTTCCATGTGGTAGCTACCACCCACTTCATTGCTCTGTTGAGAGAATTGCAAACACAAAGTAGaagcaacaaattaaaaacatatctttcttcaaagtaaaatgtcaCGAGAATCCTACACACCTGAACTAGCTGCAGGTCCAAAATTTTGTTGCTGTCCATGTGCATCAAGGAATAGCTCCCAAATTTTGCAGAGTGCCCTGAAGTAAACAGAACAATCTGAATTCATTTCTTGAAAAAAACTAgtgattgatattttttttatgtttacaagtggtatttatgattttgatgatggtctgatttttttcattacctGGAGAATCTGCACGCATGTCTCCTGCAACTTGAATTTTCCCCCCCCCGGTTTCAATGTGGAGAAAAGGACCTGCTGGTCACTCTTCCACTTGTGGACGATTGCAGGTTCCAGGTATTTCCTTGCATGTTTCCGGAAGGTGTCATAATGAGAAATCTGGAGCTGCAAGGCGCGGCATAGctaacataacaataatacaaacagTGTTTAATAATTGTTTATTGGTCGAAAGTGTCATatgatttggacgacaaaacattaatagtaataccttttccagctggatgaaggatgcaccagtgaaatatgtAGCAGCAGATAACTGTACATTGCCAACTGGGGTGTTCTTAATCATGGGCTGACTTTGCCACTTCCTGGAGTAGTTGCATTTTGGACACGTTTGATGAAATGCAACATACGTGcccttctgttgctgctgcacttcGCAATTTCTCTTGCACACTGGACATGTGTCAAAAAGCTCCCTCAGGCAGGACTCaaatacaatgtattttttatccATGTATACAGCACTTTCCGTCCTACAAATGTAACAAGACAAAAAGCATTTAGCCTCACTTCTTTGATCTGAAGTGACATGCCTAGTGAACTTGAAGTCCGTACTTACAACATTGTTGAATCATGTGTTGTTAGGGATCCGCCAGGAGTAAAGGTTGGGTCATTTGGGTCGACTTGTGACTCTGGTGAGGTgaatccctcttcctcctctgactcaaCACGTGCTCTTTTTTGTGGTCCAAACCCTGGCACCTTTATaggtgtggatgaaaacatgtaCTCCGGTAGTGTGGTTTGTGTGCCAGCAGTCTCATGTGACAACACTGGTGTCTGGGTCCCTATGGAGTAGATACaatgtgtgaacatttcatGCTCTTCAATAATTTGGTTCTTATGAAATTTCAATTCTACTTACTTTGGCTGTGCACGTGTGCTTTCAAGGTCCCAATTGACAGTTGAGTGGCACATGTTCTCACACTTGGagcttctgtttgtgtgcccGTGTGGATAAAACGATCCTGGTATGGAAAATAGTAAaagttaaaacaataatacagatCATGCTCAAAAGACTGGCTTTCTACTTCATTAACTTTCCTGAATCTGCCCCAATTCGACTATAACTTGTTCCCTACTTTAACATAAACACACGTTTCCAACACCGCCAGAATAACGTTGTGTTTacaagtgagagagacacatgcacgcaattgaaacgagcgaacacggtcccaaacttctacagcgattagcctgcttagctctgtgctccccggaTAGTCACCCaaaatacagccgtgtttatcggcatggagagacgcatacacgcaactgaaacgagcgaacacggtcccaaacttctacagcgattagcctgcttagctctgtgctccccggttagtcacccaaaatacagccgtgtttatcggcatggagagacgcatacacgcaactgaaacgagcgaacacggtcccaaacttctacagcgattagcctgcttagctctgtgctccccggttagtcacccaaaatacagccgtgtttatcggcatggagagacgcatacacgcaactgaaacgagcgaacacggtcccaaacttctacagcgattagcctgcttagctctgtgctccccggttagtcacccacaatacagccgtgtttaccggcatggagagacgcatacacgcaattgaaacgagcgaacacggtcccaaacttctacagcgataagcctgcttagctctgtgctccccggttagtcacccacaatacagccgtgtttaccaTACCcatacacgcaattgaaacacgagcgaacgcgtgtagcttagcatgtagccggctatcgctaatgctaaacggcAGAAcgagcacacaaagacagtattACTGTTTGAAATACTTACTTGTGCTGCAGGTAATCCAGCATGTATTGTAGGTACTGCTCCTTCTTTGAGGCGAAGTGTGGTGCTGTGCCCTGCTTTGTATTGCGcgaagtttgtgtaacaatcctccgTGAAGTGGTTGCCACATACATGGAGAattttgggaaatgtagcaggcACATTCCCATCAGAAATGAACaatatccactgagcttttgtttgctcattggtggggagcttgtggagcgtcTGTCCTTGTTTACTACAACCCAGAACAGCGCAAACTGATCTTTTTTTCGAAGACATGTTCTCAACCGatatgctcagcagctacaacgagactagttcttcttctgcggttgaatttacgcaaccggatgtgcccggagtagtgcccgcaccaggaggagctacggtggtgagaggagtgttgaggatttctgatgacatcatcagcttcGGGAAGTGCAGATCCGCTTGGCAGAGCCCAggacaacaatacaacactattttctcagcagtggctgaactgtttgttctgaaacttcagggtttcataaacgaggtaatgacgcagatacacacacaaacgcagcgttaattggagcttccggtctttGTCGCCTTTAAAGGCAACCGGAGAAAGAaggggagagaaaagacaaaacgTGGATGAGTGATGATGCTGCACTCAGATGAAATGAAGCTCTTTTTTTGCAGCTGTGGCACAATTCAGGAGAGGGCTTTCTTTCATCAAccaatggtaaaaaaaaaaaaaaacactatggAACAATAAAACCAGAAATCCCATCATAATTATGCCTCATGTCCACGTGTGAATGGTTTTGCACTAAGTGCTCACAGTCGTCACTCTGTAGGCCCTAATTACTGTCGACCACATATCACTTTTCCGTAATTCTCAAAGCAGGTCATATTCTATTTTTCCATTAGttccattataaaaaaaagaaaatgggaaGACTCCTGTGTATGGCAGTTCAATTAAAGAAAAGGAGTAGAAAACTCACGGTGTTGCATTAACACTCACAGCCGGGCAAATTAGCCCCGCGGTCGTTTGCGCTTTGGAGGTTCACTCATTTGCCTCAGCACATTTCCGCTGGTTTGTCTCTCCCTAGGGACGACTGAGAGGATTCTTGTTTAACTGTATTTGATGAGTCCACTTAGAAGAATGTGCTGCAATACGTGGACGATGAAGCAGCTTGTCGTTCCTCAGGTTATATTGTCTCTTGTTGAACCTCAAACAAGACTGTATGTATACTGAACAAGACATTCTCTGCATTAAACCCCCGATCTTTCTCGGGGCTCCCGCTACAGAGTAATAATTCCCCTTTGACTTATCTTCATGTAGACATTTCCCCACACTGACAGGTGTTTCATCTTTAAAGACAGAATGTACGTGACGCTCTAAAGGTGTCAAGAAGAGGGCAGAAACACAGATCGGCTGACAGCGCTCTGTAATAGCGTGCCACTGGAGTGGAAAGGACACGATTGGCTATGCGTGAAGAGGGACGGGAAGGGTGATAATTGTGTTACGACTGTCAGTGCGTCGTCCGGAATCTGCTCCACCGAttgtgaattattaaaaaagacaagagCCTTGCGGTGGTGCTTTATGACATGTCAGTTTTGAGGctttcacaaacacaatcagcCACACGTCGGTGCCGCATTGGCACACAAATGGAAACAAAGAGGAAATTAATCTCTCCGATGTTAATCAAGAGCCATAAAACTTTAACCAACATTTGTGGAGCCTTCGCAAACAACACCATGGCAAATTTCTTTTCCTGTCACTGATGACAGGAGACAGATGACATTATTACACTCCCTTAGTAACCCATTTACATTTGACTTTGAAGGCTGCATTAGCTGCAAAATTTGCCAGAAACCCAGAAGAAAGCCACATAATGGACAACAGTTTGTAACATGAAAGAAACCGCAGAAAGCGTATCCGCCACTAATGTGTTCCTCCTCATATTGTGCTCCAAGTCTGCCACTCTCCCCATCTGCTATAGTGATGCTTTTACAGTTCTCCATGTTGCACTTCTATTTCCCTCTCTAtcttttgtgtctttcctcTGGTGCTGTCTTTCAGGCTTTAAATAGCATTTGTACCTTTCCTCTTATGCTCCATGTACTACACAGTGCGCAGAAGATGAACACGTACAGGCTGTTCAGTTCCACACTGCATCAATATAGCtgaagcagcaacagcagtgtttgAGTATTTGAACATAAGTTTTTAGCTACCAGGATGAGCAGCTGCTTTCACCTCCCGAAACTGTATGAGAATAATGGACCTGCTGGTGAATGCTCGTACACTGATAAACTGTACAGTGGATTAACGTGTAATAGACACAAAACGTCACAACCATGGACTAgatttacaaattaaaacataacCATGACCAACAGAACCCAACCAAACATGCATCCTAAATCCTCAACATGCACATGCAGATGCTCCATTGGCCACTCTAGGCTAGAAACACTGACATCAGTGCCATATTGGTCCAGGTAAGACCAGAACATATTCGAAACAATAtcaaattatttttcataatgaAAGGTTTGTGATCTACATGGAGGAGGCCAGTGAAatttggtaaaaaataaatatgttaagCAACAGAGTAAACAGTATAGAATA encodes:
- the LOC131463037 gene encoding uncharacterized protein LOC131463037, yielding MSSKKRSVCAVLGCSKQGQTLHKLPTNEQTKAQWILFISDGNVPATFPKILHVCGNHFTEDCYTNFAQYKAGHSTTLRLKEGAVPTIHAGLPAAQDRFIHTGTQTEAPSVRTCATQLSIGTLKAHVHSQRTQTPVLSHETAGTQTTLPEYMFSSTPIKVPGFGPQKRARVESEEEEGFTSPESQVDPNDPTFTPGGSLTTHDSTMLTESAVYMDKKYIVFESCLRELFDTCPVCKRNCEVQQQQKGTYVAFHQTCPKCNYSRKWQSQPMIKNTPVGNVQLSAATYFTGASFIQLEKLCRALQLQISHYDTFRKHARKYLEPAIVHKWKSDQQVLFSTLKPGGGKFKLQETCVQILQGTLQNLGAIP